Genomic segment of Nothobranchius furzeri strain GRZ-AD chromosome 12, NfurGRZ-RIMD1, whole genome shotgun sequence:
taccgatAGAAATGCCGGCATTGTTGGAGCCGGAGACCGTGGTTACCGACCAGCCGTGATCCCAGCCAGGCAGGTTGGGACAAACAACAAGATGAAGGTCAGCTAATATAGCACTTAATTCCACTTCCTGGTCCCCATGACACCCAGGAGGGGTTTGTTTGAAGATCCCAGACCCTGAAGTCACTCTGCACTTTGTTTAGGCCATGAGTATGTTTTCTTTCATTCTCTCTTCTTCTTTTGCCCTCGAGCCAACACTTTCACTTATAAATGTATTCAGAAACAGAAAGAGGGGTAGATGTGTGAGGAAGAAGGAGAAATGATTCAGAAAAATCGATAGAAACAGATCCGAAAACTGAGTTTCCCTTTTTGCATTCCCCGTGTCATGAAATTACCTAAACTGCTGATTTGATATATGTCTGTAATACCCAGTTCACATGGCGGGATTCCAAAAATGTCAGATGATTTTAAAAACATGAGACTTCGCACTTCTATAGTGGAAACTGCCTTAACTCAACTTCACTTGTGAATCTTTTCTGGTCAGATGGGAAAGATCTTGAGATCTCATGTGACttcagagtaaacaaacatgtctgagGAGAAGAAGTGTTGATTCTTCTTGCTCTCTGCTGCGGGCTTCTGTCATCTCACTCTCTGATTGGCTGCACGTGACCATTAAACTGGCTCACGCTCATCTGTGCTTGGGGCACACCACGCATGTTGGGATATCAGAATAAAACAATCCAACGCGTTGAATGTCCGTGATTTATTATCAGAGTGGTCTCCGTGTTTTTATGAGCTGACCGATGCAGTCTTAACACATCACACATGGCaagaatatctgataagattatctgtgGGCAATCAGGCGTGGCCTTAAGATTGGAGAATCGGCATAGCTAACTTGACGAGTGAATTACGCCAAAACCATAAACACATAATTTACAATAATAGAAAGTGAGACATTTTTTTACATACTTCAATAACTACCTTAAGTAGAAAAACGAGTTTAGACGTAGATAGAATTTAAATGGCTTTAATTGGGCATTTTGACCTATTTCATGCATAAATAAATCATTTCTATTTCCAGGTTTGTTTAGCCCACTAAATGTGAGGTTCAATGTTTTAAAAATTGTCAAGGTAAAAATGATCCTAGGTCAAGAGGTTTTTTAATAATAAGAGAAATCCCATAAGTTTTTAATTTTCAACTGTTGGAAATGAAAATGGAACACGCAATATTGAATGGAAAGAACAAAATATTATAACTGTATATTATAAATtcggggtcgctcctgtttacaggCTGGAGCTCAgaccaccagagactgcacagggactgtggaggatAGACACCTTTAGCAGCAGCTTGTCAAGAAAACTTAATAAGTGcagctttgatcgcaataaaaagcaagttacgtTCATGTTAAACGGAAGTCTGGGGCAGCACTGAGACTGCCCCCATACCCCGTTTATACTACCATcacgtaatcttttgtaaaaaggacacgattgcgccaTATTGCAGCCAGCGtccgaccacttataaacgatctAATCCTCCCTGATGCCGCTACTGCATTGCAGCTAATTGGCTGCAtttttttctaaaagaggctataAACTACACCCTGCTTTTGTTTTTTGAAAGAAGAAAAGGTGACAACCCCCCCAAGTCGtctgagaaggaaatctttttCAATAAATCCTTCCTTTTAACATGATTGATGGATTAGACCGATTCTGGATGATCTCACTGcaaaaattcttacatattgctccttcagTCCTCTCATTAGTAATATTCTTGACCTAAGCCtttaataattcaattcaattcaagtttatttatatagcgccaaatcacgacaagagtcgtctcaaggcacttcacatgataaacattccaatacaggtcaggtaattaagccaatcagaacaatgtttcctatataaggaacccagcaggttgcatcgagtcactgactagtgtcagagtctttacagcaatcctcatattaagcaagcatttagcgacagtggagaggaaaactcccttttaacaggaagaaactaccagaggatcctggctcagtataagcagccatacaccatgactcactggggatggagaagacagagcacacacacacacacacacacacacacacacacacacacacacacacacacacacacacacacacacacacacacacacacacacacacacacacacacacacacacacacacacacacacacacacacacacacacactagtagtgtttctatggttacattgtgatttcttagtaaatattctatttggtgagagataaactttattgtatttatcctagtggatctataattaaacgggtaaactagtagtagcacattcaatgtcaaggaaagtaaagtgttattatcaggagagagagaatgtttaagtggttagcagcagtgtgctagaagatgatggccccctccatgaggccaccacagctcagcagaacattgttgtagcttcttctggggagaaaaacacttagagaaaaaataaagttaacagctgaaattgcagaaaataatacagttaaagagcagattgtagaagaaagcagtagagtgtggaaagtggtcagtgtatcctctagcagtctaagcctatatagcagcataactacagagataactctggataaggtagccttttagatggaggaatgttggaggcagggcaagggagagccatctttaccgactgtacactccacctccctctactcaacTGATGCATGGAATTTACAAAGTCGTTTGATAAGTTGTTTGTATTTTTCAAATCAATGTTGAAGTCCCCACAgagaaacaaattcttgttaccgATTCCATTAAACATTTCCGAAACTGTGTTTGTGAATGATTCAATACAGGAACCTGGTGCTCTTTAAATACTGctaattattatgtttttgtcttctcagatgttatttcaataaatgcaagaaatgcatgaactagtttttcagcatcactcctggaaaggatgcttctaatcttagcaatatttcaaaggtggaaaaaggaaatcctacaaacctgtttaacgtgtgatttgaatgacatgtcctggtcaaatataacaccaaggttccttactttgttctcagagactaatttaataccattcaggtcaggtgattgactaagtaattttcttttctgaatttctggtccaaagatgagaacttcagtcttgtcttgatttaaaagcaaaaagttttgagtcatccaattttttatgtcttcaagacaagcctttaatctaactaaccgagtaggttcatcagggttaatggatagatataactgagtattgtcagcataacagtggaagtttatcccatgctgtctaatgattttaccaattgggagcatatatatagtaaaaagaattggtccaagcactgaatcctgtggtactccacaagtaaccctggagtatgaagaagatttgtcatgtacatttacaaaatgaaatctatcagacagagcattagtgtttaaatgctcacatacttggatggccactattttctccaggactttggataaaaatggaaggttagatattggtctataattcattgggtcatctggatccagagaagacttCTTAAGAAAGGGTTTAATtagagcaaccttaaaatcctgtggtacatatccatttactaaggatagattgattatatttagaatgggggcagtaaccaaacgaaatgcatctttaaataatttggttgggattgggtctaaaatgcaagttgaaggtttagattaagctaatatttttgataactctgagagctcaactggatcaaaacagttcaaacaaagatgaggttctacagttacctcagatgctgcctcacttactgaggaagaagaaatcgcattagggaggatgctaatgattttgtttctaatagaattaccttaacttgtgaaaaatcccataaagccgttgctgctgagggctaagggaatagatggttcagtgctatgattctgtgtaagtttggcaactgtaccgaAAAGAAtttttggattattcttattctcttcaattagcAATACATAGAACAAGAATAATACTGTTTACATGCATCACCCACCTTTATCGATGGCTCTAATATTACGTAACAGCTAGTTTGGGCAGAGGCAAACCAAAGCTGGCGCCTTAAAACAGCTTCAACCTCCACACTTCAGTTATTTTTACATATCATTTATAAACCTTTAAACCGACACGAGTTATGCATTGCaccaatttatttattatttttcataattttttttataTCAAGAAATCGGTGCTGGACTTTACCACCTTCATTTTGGCTGAATTATTCTGGCAAACCTTTATAGAGTGTTGGTGTTTTTACCAGGATGCTTCTGCGAGGCCGCTAAAGGACTCTGCTCACATCACACACTTCACCCACTAcggttttttatttttaacccaGGCAGCATAAGTGGATAGACGTGGAAAAAAAAGAGCCAGTGTATGAGCCGATTGTCTTACTGATGATTTAAGTTGGACCATGAGAATAAGAACAGGGGTGTGATGGGTGAAAATACATCACCCACCATCCAAAAGCCAAGTGGATTAAACCTGTATGGAAATGCTAATGAGAATCAAAAAGACCAACTCTGCCTGAGTATGCGCTCCTGTTCCGGCCTATCCAGGATGGGGTCGAGGCCTCTTTAGTGGGGCTTCTGCAGGATGTATATGAAAAGCCTTTGTGCTCTAATCTAGTAAGCCAGAAACTCGGCTTTTGAACCAAGGATGGTGAAAGAAAAGAGTGAAAAAGAAGGGTAGTTTTAGTGAGACTGAATGGATGGCAGGGTGTGGGGAAAGATATAAAGGTGTTGCTATAAGGGCCAGTTATAAAGTaagattttaaaaaaatcatagcaGGTTAGGCATATTAACTTGATTTGGCTACATTTATCTCCTCATAACAACAGACACAGGTATGAAATAATAAACTAATGCTGTGACAGCAGAAACTTTGCAGAGCACCACATTGTATGTATGCTCGGATTGGACCCAGTGAATTTTGTGGAAATTCGGAATCCGGAATTCAACCTGTAGAGCCTCATTACTGCCTTGATTCCGTATCACTTTTTCTTATTTGATTTCGTCTTATTTTTCAATTTCTTATAGAATTTTTTCTATTTATTACGATAGATTTTagaaaattatttttaatttggtttttttatagttttatttatttatttgttgttcttgtgaagcgcctcgtgatttttgtcttttatttttatctctttttttcatgtcctgtctggctgtggagcaaacagaattgatgtctgaatgctggtgacaaaccttacagatttactctcaggtggcgcATCAAagtttctgctttaatgtcacgcctgatactcatgttcgcttctagacctgcagaaagagaaaaataaacaaaaacaaaagggacacacaacaatacaacaagagcaagctatcatgaGGAAATATAAGATCAACGTTGTTTTCGCTGAacagtcacacaataataaatcagtgcatttagtgccaaccacagtgtttttacctgaagactcGCTATAGAAAGCCAAAGTCACGCCTATATACTTCCGGAAAAATGGGTCCCCGaacaacgaaaaaatgaatgaatgtcaatggggctaaaaactctattttttaaTCCCGCttaatgtgccatggatttcacatatgatgtctgaatttttaagatgcattttgatgccaagaacgcaCTTATCTTCAAACAGGGgggaagttattttaggttttgtgtgaaaatacatgCATGACCACGAGAGTGCATTACTTATttaacgtcatcgaaccagacaagaAAACCAGAGGGAAAATAGCTGtaaattcagcaaacttcaaatcctgatTATTGCAAAGactgaaacacacatcattaagtACGTATTACATAAAGTAATGATACGTGTTTCTACTGCTACTGTCACatattttgagatttatcagcttgtaaagttcctaattagcatgactacaaatcagacgtcggtGCGTCGCATTCATGATGccgccacagaatctcctctcccctagcgtagctgctacttaccacatggccagatttatggtggttgttTCGTTTATGGTGGTTGTTTCCTTCTGGAAGAAGGATTCGAAGcttgctaaacttacagccatatTTCCTCTATCTAGGGTGGCCATACGTCCGGCTCTAATACGGATAGTccggtttttaaaaaaaagagtgTCCGCCTACCAGCGCACCCTTGAGACGGTCACTCATTTGTCCTCTTTTTGACATAACTATTTTCTCTCTTATATGAAAAATTATAAAATGAATGAAATAGGCATTTATGATACAATATAGCCCATTTAAATCTATAATGCAATTACAAATTCTAAATATGTTTTTATGACATTAATAGATGAAGCCGGTGTGAAATCAATTCTATTGGTTAACAGCGAAAGTAAAAGCAGCCATATTTAGGTGGTTGATCTCAGTCAGACGCAGGCCAACAAAAAGGGAGCGCACCCAGCCACCTGCAGTTCTGCACGCTGTACTGGCAGACATCAAAATGCTGAAACGAAAGACTACATTTAATCCTGAATGGACAAAGGAAGATGGATTCATCGCCAAAAGTAGGAAAGATGACCGTCATGTCATgagcagaactcagaagacccgtaatgacgccaaacacagtaaaagtatataaaaaaatcttttattttttgtggagttaccagaggagggcgaggcaggagacagagtcggagggcaggcgtgagtcaaaaccagatcggcacaagcaggtacagggagcaggctggagacatggtagaagacaggcgagggtcgtgatggcaggcagagttcaaggcaggggtcaggagaaaaacgaggtccggaggcagagatcaggcagggtggatggctggagaatttactggcaaatgttttcaataatctggcactgagtgactggatggctggttcttttgtagcaggggaaacaggtgtgggtgatgagctgaggagtcagaagcaggtgaagtggatgaagctgattgtggtagtcagggaaacagggcttggctggggcttgatgatgagaccaggtgtgctgcatgaaggctgaggagggtgaaggattgggagtcaagacagaacccccccccccccctcccggagATTAAATGACCATTTTTTTGGCTTTGCTGTGAACAGGAAGCTCAAACAGTTAACTGCTGATATCGCAAAGAAATGTGAGACTGGTTTCATTCACTTCTATGAAAGAGCAAAGAGGTATGTGACTGAAAGGTATGACTTCTCTGAGAACAGCTTTCACCGCAAGATGTCCAAGCTTAGCCTCACAGCTGATGTCTCTTATGGAGAGTACAGTGATGCAGTCCAAGCCTGCAAACTTAAGAACATTGATACGGATGGACTGTATGAGGAATATGGCATGGTTGAAGCTATTCTCAGCTCCCCAGAAATAGAAGGTTGTCAGAGCGAGGAGCGCTATCTGAAGCTGTTTTCCAAAGCAGATGTCCCACTGGTGAACCTGAGGAAAGTCTGCGCCTACATCTTCTCCATTCCATGCAGCAATGCACACACAGAACGGATCTTTTCCATGATGTCCTCAGCATGGAGAAATGAAAGAAATGGTCTGGATGTGGAGAGCGTGAAAGCAGAGCTGCAAATTTGTGTTAACTTCACTTTGGACTGCACGGACATGTACAAGAAATTTCTCTCCAGCAAAAAACTGTTGGAAGCAGCCAGAAAAggccaaaaatataaaaagtagaCCTTTACGTCTTTGGTGAGTACAATAGTCATACGATATAATGGTGTTGCTATTGTGTTTGTCTTTGTTCAATCTTAAAATTGTCCTCATTTTTGGTGTTGTGGAAATGGCCACCCAATCTATGTCTGG
This window contains:
- the LOC139062264 gene encoding uncharacterized protein translates to MAKTDLNLYNRQLAEKREAFKAPNEDSPLRRYVECAVAMATQLCRLSQPGRDCGKAAESSRVTATLRPSMPPHPPRIQTKFGTQASPSFSNISVSHSTQNCLLASQSSVDGQETRGRNGNIDNDCEINAGIVGAGDRGYRPAVIPARQVGTNNKMKMGKILRSHVTSEKLKQLTADIAKKCETGFIHFYERAKRYVTERYDFSENSFHRKMSKLSLTADVSYGEYSDAVQACKLKNIDTDGLYEEYGMVEAILSSPEIEGCQSEERYLKLFSKADVPLVNLRKVCAYIFSIPCSNAHTERIFSMMSSAWRNERNGLDVESVKAELQICVNFTLDCTDMYKKFLSSKKLLEAARKGQKYKK